The Epinephelus lanceolatus isolate andai-2023 chromosome 1, ASM4190304v1, whole genome shotgun sequence genome has a window encoding:
- the ccdc36 gene encoding interactor of HORMAD1 protein 1, with protein MTHTKSIKEMLSITTGSRNVSTSGYSSFTDSQIFFGSQFWPENSQGTSQDMSLSSRTSQQSSQEGSDPKFSSNYHTKPLLFGDFKDKSKAFGTLDKFEEDKRRAKEKTDSDILAKECSHFRETLNNIQQLVAGTERNTSVCQTVLQKFDNFASTLQNNLNSLQSDISQQFETLLNKVNTQKEMMAELEERMQKGGDPTAEFCSDLQSLKNSLECLREEHEKQRNMLEEGLKLLSTFVSEHSAKPSPGKVTDSAIQTSPGLEQPLSDFLQDNMLESTQLTRNTPNLEHSQVDAPPQDPRCIIGKRKFSLRGHGRHKKRPLVLSQRKKRTVTDENRKPPMNCDKHQKVSVPLCERHDLNTVTSQSSLNLDSMKPQKREVRSIAEGCFITPLTCWSQDSNSPDSLAGVETISEKLSAESKPGTPVKPEGFLQLFEMDCGFGF; from the exons ATGACTCATACGAAGAGCATAAAAGAAATGCTGAGCATCACTACTGGAAGCAG AAATGTGTCTACCAGCGGATACTCGAGTTTCACAGACTCTCAGATTTTCTTTGGGTCTCAGTTTTGGCCTGAAAATTCTCAAGGCACATCTCAAGATATGAGTTTGTCATCCAGGACCTCCCAACAAAGTTCACAAGAG GGAAGTGATCCAAAGTTTTCAAGCAATTATCACACTAAACCTCTCCTGTTTGGAGATTTCAAAGACAAGAGCAAAGCTTTTGGAACACTGGATAAATTTGAGGAGGACAAGAGAAGggcaaaagaaaaaactgaCAG TGACATATTAGCCAAAGAATGTAGTCATTTTCGGGAGACTCTCAACAAT ATCCAACAGCTGGTCGCTGGCACAGAGAGAAATACGTCTGTGTGCCAAACAGTCCTGCAAAAATTTGACAATTTTGCATCAACAT TGCAAAATAATCTGAACAGTCTTCAGAGTGACATTTCCCAGCAGTTTGAGACTCTGCTGAATAAAGTGAACACCCAGAAAGAGATGATGGCTGAACTGGAGGAGAGGATGCAAAAG GGTGGGGACCCCACAGCAGAATTTTGTTCAGATCTGCAAAGCTTAAAGAATAGTCTGGAGTGTCTGAGAGAGGAGCATGAGAAACAACGAAACATGCTTGAGGAGGGTCTGAAACTGCTCAGCACTTTTGTCTCAGAGCACTCAGCCAAACCCAGCCCTGGGAAAGTGACAGACAGTGCTATCCAGACGTCACCAGGGCTGGAGCAGCCATTATCCGACTTCCTGCAGGACAACATGCTTGAAAGCACACAGCTGACACGTAACACACCCAACCTTGAACACAGTCAGGTGGACGCTCCCCCTCAGGATCCCAGGTGCATCATAGGAAAGAGGAAATTCTCTCTGAGAGGCCATGGGAGGCACAAAAAGAGGCCGCTGGTGCTCTCACAAAGGAAGAAGCGCACTGTCACGGATGAAAATCGTAAGCCTCCCATGAACTGTGACAAACATCAGAAAGTTTCAGTACCTCTCTGTGAGCGTCATGATCTGAACACGGTGACCAGCCAGAGCAGTCTCAACCTAGACAGTATGAAACCGCAGAAAAGGGAGGTGAGATCCATCGCTGAGGGATGTTTCATCACCCCTCTCACCTGCTGGTCTCAGGACAGCAACAGCCCCGACAGCCTCGCAGGAGTCGAAACCATCTCAGAGAAGCTCTCGGCAGAGTCCAAACCAGGGACCCCAGTGAAACCTGAAGGCTTCTTGCAGTTGTTTGAGATGGACTGTGGTTTTGGCTTTTAG
- the kbtbd12 gene encoding kelch repeat and BTB domain-containing protein 12 produces the protein MDLTTKHGLVLLDQLKKMRESEHLTDVVLVAEGISFPCHRVILSAFSPYFRVMFTCGLRECNNREIFLRDTPADSLALLLNYMYCSDLPLTNANVQGISIAAFLLQMDDVFTRCQQHMTENMDASNCLGVYYFARDLGAEELADHAQRFLRQHFVQVCQNEEVLDLEAHQLGKLLSSDDLNVSREETILDVVLSWVKHSTLTDGEVRFLHLPELLRKVRLPLVNPDYLREAIRRNTALLADAECLEMVNQALEAASMHPSAAPRKLKLRYGMETTDLLLCVGNDGSGIRSRYGNFSERSFCYAPSTGRIYYITSPRYAEALGYVCAGVVTERNDIIVAGEAGARRMARQKDVNVEIYRYRVEAQGSWERLTSAEYRDSYALGSLGDTLYLLGGQMKLKNQFLITNCVERWSMQGGPWRSAAPLPLPLAYHSVVTMKNRFYVIGGRTPQSYRMDDEPECLSNRLLEYNPDTNKWTELCPMKYSKYRCSVVVLNGEIFVMGGIGCEGVDRGQSRRCLNAVEIYNPDGDYWRDGPPLPTAQLSLRTNASNAGVVGGKIYVCGYYKGADRHDNITKDILELDPWEKRWTVVARHALMHDNYDVCLVANLNPRGLMSPPADLVKQ, from the exons ATGGATCTTACAACCAAACATGGACTGGTGCTGCTCGACCAGCTGAAGAAGATGAGGGAGTCTGAGCATCTGACAGACGTTGTGCTGGTTGCTGAGGGCATCAGCTTCCCCTGTCACCGGGTCATCCTGTCCGCCTTTAGCCCATACTTCCGTGTAATGTTTACATGTGGCCTGCGTGAGTGCAACAACAGAGAAATATTCTTGCGCGACACCCCCGCAGACAGTCTGGCCCTCCTCTTGAATTACATGTACTGCTCAGATCTTCCTCTCACTAATGCCAATGTACAAGGCATCTCTATTGCAGCTTTCCTCCTGCAGATGGATGACGTTTTCACTCGCTGTCAGCAGCACATGACCGAGAACATGGATGCCTCGAACTGCCTTGGTGTTTACTATTTTGCCCGTGACCTTGGTGCAGAGGAACTTGCTGACCATGCTCAGCGCTTTCTTAGGCAACACTTTGTCCAAGTCTGCCAAAATGAGGAGGTCCTGGATCTGGAGGCCCATCAGCTGGGGAAGCTCCTGAGTTCTGATGACCTTAATGTTTCCCGCGAAGAGACCATTCTAGATGTGGTCCTTAGCTGGGTCAAACACAGCACTCTGACAGATGGAGAGGTCCGTTTTCTGCACCTTCCAGAGCTCCTGAGGAAGGTCCGTCTGCCACTGGTAAACCCTGACTATTTAAGAGAGGCAATAAGGAGGAACACGGCCCTGCTGGCTGATGCTGAATGTCTTGAGATGGTCAATCAAGCTTTGGAGGCCGCATCGATGCATCCCTCAGCTGCACCACGCAAACTAAAGCTGCGGTATGGCATGGAGACCACAGATCTGCTGCTCTGTGTCGGAAATGACGGCAGTGGGATTAGGTCAAGATATGGAAATTTTTCTGAGCGCAGCTTTTGCTATGCCCCATCCACAGGCCGGATCTACTATATCACGTCACCTCGCTATGCAGAGGCTCTGGGGTATGTGTGTGCCGGGGTTGTAACTGAAAGAAATGACATTATAGTGGCCGGAGAGGCAGGAGCTCGCAGAATGGCCCGACAGAAGGATGTAAATGTTGAGATCTACAG GTATAGAGTAGAGGCCCAAGGAAGCTGGGAGCGCCTGACGTCAGCAGAGTACCGTGATTCATATGCTCTGGGGTCACTGGGTGACACTCTGTACCTGCTGGGTGGACAGATGAAGCTGAAGAACCAGTTTCTCATTACTAACTGTGTGGAGCGATGGTCTATGCAAGGAGGACCCTGGCGCAGTGCAGCACCCCTGCCTTTGCCTTTGGCCTATCACAGCGTGGTCACAATGAAAAATCGCTTTTATGTGATAGGTGGTCGAACGCCACAG TCATACCGGATGGATGATGAGCCTGAATGTCTTAGTAACCGCCTTCTGGAGTATAATCCAGACACAAATAAGTGGACAGAGCTGTGTCCCATGAAGTACTCAAAGTACCGCTGCAGTGTTGTTGTACTCAACGGTGAAATTTTCGTGATGG GCGGCATTGGATGCGAGGGTGTAGACCGTGGGCAATCACGCCGCTGCCTCAATGCTGTGGAGATCTACAACCCAGATGGAGATTACTGGAGGGATGGACCTCCTCTCCCAACTGCACAACTCTCACTGCGCACCAATGCCTCTAACGCAGGAGTGGTGGGAGGCAAAATCTATGTGTGTGGATACTACAAAGGAGCAG ATCGTCATGATAATATAACTAAGGACATTTTGGAGCTGGACCCATGGGAGAAGCGGTGGACAGTGGTGGCTCGGCACGCTCTGATGCATGACAACTACGACGTCTGCTTAGTGGCAAATCTCAACCCGAGGGGTCTCATGTCCCCCCCTGCAGACTTAGTTAAACAGTGA